In one window of Larus michahellis chromosome 10, bLarMic1.1, whole genome shotgun sequence DNA:
- the LOC141749579 gene encoding protein BTG1-like, with the protein MRTEISTAAAFVTRLLRAAGGIGEEQLRCFRECLQEALREHYKHHWFPLLPSKGSGYRCIRINHQMDPLIGKAAGMIGLSHERLFQLLPSELTLWVDPFEVSYRIGEDGSICVLYESPQPGGKTTKPLESRTSCKEEWRIGRASPSKNYSMMTVSS; encoded by the exons ATGAGGACCGAGATCTCCACGGCGGCGGCGTTCGTCACCCGCCTCCTGCGGGCCGCCGGGGGTATCGGCGAGGAGCAGCTGCGGTGCTTCAGGGAGTGTCTGCAGGAGGCGCTGCGGG AGCACTACAAGCACCACTGGTTCCCCCTGCTACCCTCCAAGGGCTCCGGGTACCGGTGCATTAGGATCAACCATCAGATGGACCCCTTGATAGGAAAGGCGGCGGGGATGATCGGACTGAGCCACGAGaggctcttccagctcctgcccagcGAATTAACTCTTTGGGTCGACCCTTTCGAGGTGTCTTATCGTATAGGCGAAGATGGGTCCATCTGTGTCCTTTACGAAAGTCCCCAGCCCGGTGGGAAGACGACCAAGCCGCTGGAGAGCAGGACCAGCTGTAAGGAGGAGTGGAGAATCGGCAGAGCCAGCCCTTCTAAGAATTACAGCATGATGACAGTGTCTAGTTAA